Proteins encoded in a region of the Saccharothrix ecbatanensis genome:
- a CDS encoding glutamate-cysteine ligase family protein — protein sequence MGTDVSSRTFTREDRQRYRERMQRCMDALGTMLVEESFSFPRQQMGLEIELNLVDAACRPAMANSEVLEKIDDPSFTLELGQHNLEVNVPPRELAGNETLDLERELVSTLASADDKAHDAGTSIVMIGVLPTLRQEHFERRWLSQQARYTTLNDQILAARGEEVVLSMEGSPLPGRAGEKLSSYAESIMPEAACTSVQLHLQVAPDDFAAHWNVAQALAGVQVAIAANSPFLLGRALWHETRIPLFLQATDTRTQELKNQGVRPRVWFGERWITSIFDLFEENVRYFPALLPETGDEDPLDVLGSGGTPSLTELRLHNGTVWRWNRPVYDVVDGVPHLRVENRVLPAGPTVLDTMANAAFFYGAQRALTTLERPLWTQMSFHAAEENLYAGSRHGMGAQLYWPGIGWVPPDELVLRRLLPLAHEGLRACGVSDAARERYLGVIEARCLARRTGSQWQRDTVALLEERGADRDAALSAMLGRYVELSHAGEPVHTWPVGL from the coding sequence ATGGGTACGGATGTGTCCAGTCGGACGTTCACCAGGGAGGACCGCCAGCGCTACCGCGAGCGCATGCAGCGGTGCATGGACGCTCTGGGAACCATGCTGGTGGAGGAGAGCTTTTCCTTCCCCCGACAGCAGATGGGGCTGGAGATCGAGCTGAACCTCGTCGACGCCGCCTGCCGGCCCGCGATGGCCAACTCCGAGGTGCTGGAGAAGATCGACGACCCGTCGTTCACGCTGGAACTGGGTCAGCACAACCTCGAAGTCAACGTCCCGCCGCGCGAGCTGGCCGGGAACGAGACGCTGGACCTGGAGCGGGAACTCGTCTCCACGCTGGCGTCGGCCGACGACAAGGCGCACGACGCCGGGACGTCGATCGTGATGATCGGGGTGCTGCCGACGTTGCGGCAGGAGCACTTCGAACGGCGGTGGCTGTCGCAGCAGGCGCGGTACACCACGTTGAACGACCAGATCCTCGCGGCGCGCGGGGAAGAGGTCGTGCTGTCCATGGAAGGCTCGCCGCTGCCGGGCCGGGCGGGCGAGAAGCTGTCCAGCTACGCGGAATCCATCATGCCGGAGGCCGCCTGCACGTCCGTGCAGCTGCACTTGCAGGTCGCGCCGGACGATTTCGCGGCGCACTGGAACGTGGCGCAGGCGTTGGCCGGGGTGCAGGTGGCGATCGCGGCGAACTCGCCGTTCCTGCTCGGGCGGGCGCTGTGGCACGAAACCCGGATACCGCTGTTCCTCCAGGCCACGGACACGCGCACGCAGGAGCTGAAGAACCAGGGCGTGCGGCCGCGGGTGTGGTTCGGGGAGCGGTGGATCACGTCGATCTTCGACTTGTTCGAGGAGAACGTGCGCTACTTCCCGGCGTTGCTGCCGGAGACCGGCGACGAGGACCCGTTGGACGTGCTCGGGTCGGGCGGCACGCCGTCGTTGACGGAGCTGCGGCTGCACAACGGGACCGTGTGGCGGTGGAACCGGCCGGTGTACGACGTGGTCGACGGCGTGCCGCACCTGCGGGTGGAGAACCGGGTGCTGCCGGCCGGGCCGACCGTGCTCGACACGATGGCCAACGCCGCGTTCTTCTACGGCGCCCAGCGCGCCCTCACCACCCTGGAACGTCCTTTGTGGACGCAGATGTCGTTCCACGCGGCGGAGGAGAACCTGTACGCCGGGTCACGGCACGGCATGGGCGCGCAGCTCTACTGGCCGGGCATCGGCTGGGTGCCGCCGGACGAACTCGTCCTGCGCCGGCTGCTGCCCCTCGCGCACGAAGGGCTGCGGGCGTGCGGCGTGTCCGACGCGGCACGCGAACGCTACCTCGGGGTGATCGAGGCGCGGTGCCTGGCGCGGCGCACGGGGTCGCAGTGGCAGCGCGACACCGTGGCGCTGCTGGAGGAGCGCGGGGCCGACCGGGACGCCGCGCTGAGCGCGATGCTCGGGCGTTACGTCGAGCTGTCGCACGCGGGCGAGCCCGTGCACACCTGGCCCGTCGGCTTGTAG
- a CDS encoding helix-turn-helix domain-containing protein, whose amino-acid sequence MLEALATYDMGTVMRAFRTHPFHGRDISQEVAAGWVGITQTRLSRIENGERIANLNKLMRWARALGIPSDLLWFRMPARSPTSDVQREGSRQYFESEVGPPNTALSTSGALLPVIVDGRQILVPVDAERMRACGLGPLLDESGMMAPTAGNATPAAEWETMSPLTRRSLLGGGIAAAAMPMLDPACRTTTLLAQLRQKPTIENANTLVRQAHHSYQAARYQEVTLALPPLMAAIHALADEGPATHRRQALHLECSASIAAAKLETKAGNGAAALGSAHRAGKAALKAGDSFGQAAAGYQLACALLKLGQHDEAESTAVDCAESITGTDPESLTWRGALTLISSIIAARRNDRAEATRRLDHAESLAERLGGDRNIGWTAFGPTNVRIHRMSAAVALTDPRATLSIAEQIDVGSMASGLRGRQAQYHLDSAWAHHQLNEDMPALIHLLDTERIAPELVLGGTAARSLISELMNRERRVQMPGLRSLAQRAGVLP is encoded by the coding sequence ATGCTGGAGGCCCTGGCCACCTACGACATGGGAACTGTGATGCGGGCCTTCCGGACCCATCCGTTCCACGGCCGGGACATCTCCCAAGAGGTCGCGGCCGGGTGGGTCGGCATCACCCAGACGAGATTGAGCCGGATCGAGAACGGTGAACGGATCGCCAACCTGAACAAGCTCATGCGCTGGGCCCGTGCGCTCGGCATCCCGTCCGACCTGCTGTGGTTCCGGATGCCGGCCAGGTCGCCAACGTCCGATGTGCAGCGGGAAGGGTCGCGGCAATACTTCGAAAGCGAGGTCGGACCGCCGAACACCGCCCTATCGACGTCTGGCGCATTGCTGCCCGTGATCGTCGACGGTCGCCAGATCTTGGTACCGGTCGACGCGGAGAGGATGAGGGCCTGTGGCCTCGGCCCGCTCTTGGACGAGTCCGGCATGATGGCTCCGACAGCCGGTAATGCCACGCCCGCTGCCGAATGGGAGACCATGAGCCCACTGACTCGACGCTCACTCCTCGGCGGTGGCATCGCCGCAGCCGCCATGCCGATGCTTGATCCCGCCTGCCGCACCACAACTTTGTTGGCCCAACTCCGGCAGAAACCGACGATCGAGAACGCCAACACCCTCGTGAGGCAGGCACACCACTCATATCAGGCGGCCCGTTACCAAGAGGTCACGCTGGCTCTGCCGCCGCTGATGGCGGCCATTCACGCCTTGGCCGACGAAGGTCCGGCAACTCACCGGCGTCAGGCACTCCACCTGGAGTGCAGCGCGTCGATAGCCGCCGCCAAGCTGGAGACCAAGGCCGGGAACGGCGCTGCCGCCTTGGGCTCCGCGCATCGAGCCGGAAAGGCAGCCCTCAAGGCCGGTGATTCATTCGGACAAGCCGCGGCCGGCTACCAGTTGGCTTGCGCGCTGCTGAAACTCGGTCAGCACGACGAAGCCGAATCGACGGCCGTGGACTGCGCCGAATCGATCACGGGGACAGATCCCGAGAGCCTTACCTGGCGGGGAGCATTGACGCTCATCAGCTCGATCATCGCCGCCCGGCGGAACGACCGCGCCGAGGCCACCAGACGGCTCGATCATGCCGAGAGCCTCGCGGAACGGCTTGGCGGCGACCGCAACATAGGTTGGACGGCTTTCGGCCCGACGAACGTCCGCATCCACCGCATGTCGGCCGCTGTGGCGTTGACCGACCCGCGCGCCACGCTGTCGATCGCCGAGCAGATCGACGTCGGGTCAATGGCGAGTGGTCTCCGTGGACGCCAAGCGCAATACCACCTCGACAGCGCCTGGGCGCACCACCAGCTCAACGAGGACATGCCTGCCCTGATCCATCTCCTCGACACCGAACGGATCGCGCCCGAGTTGGTGCTTGGCGGTACAGCAGCTCGGTCGCTGATCTCCGAGCTGATGAACCGTGAGCGCCGGGTTCAGATGCCTGGGCTGAGGAGCCTCGCTCAACGCGCGGGGGTCCTGCCGTGA
- a CDS encoding ABC-F family ATP-binding cassette domain-containing protein gives MLTARNVTLSFGPRIVLSEVDLDVPAGERVGLVAPNGVGKSTLLRVLAGELTPDTGTVTARGAVAYLTQETDIRPGESLRDHLARRTGVASAVHEFEVATQALTDGTPGADDAYARAFDRWTASGAADFAERADEVCDRLGLPATLLDERGSGELSGGQSARLRLAAVLLTTADVLLLDEPTNDLDLAGLDLLESHVLRSRAGMVLVSHDREFLARTATAIAELDEFSHGVTVFGGGWDAYLQEQANARRRAQEEYEAYAAKRDTLTQRSRQTREWSRQGVRRNAKSDESDKFIKFFRKQGAENLSAKASIVDRQLARLEEVEEPREPWELRLTLPTAGRGSQVAFTLRGAVVSRGDVTLGPIDLTIGAGERWRITGPNGSGKSTLLGALLGRLPLDAGDRSQGPAVVVGEVDQVRADFAVSESVLDVVTAQTGLAKVEARTLLAKFRVGADAVLRPARSLSPGERTRAGLAVLQARGTTCLVLDEPTNHLDLAAIEQLEQALEDYEGTLLLVTHDRRLAAAVGVDHTLDVRSLAR, from the coding sequence GTGTTGACAGCCAGGAACGTGACGCTGTCGTTCGGTCCCCGGATCGTGCTCTCGGAGGTGGATCTCGATGTTCCCGCAGGTGAACGTGTAGGCCTCGTCGCGCCGAACGGCGTCGGCAAATCGACCCTGCTGCGAGTCCTGGCGGGTGAGCTGACCCCGGACACGGGCACCGTCACCGCGCGCGGGGCGGTCGCCTACCTGACCCAGGAGACCGACATCCGGCCCGGCGAGTCGCTGCGGGACCACCTGGCCCGTCGGACCGGCGTCGCCTCCGCCGTCCACGAGTTCGAGGTCGCCACACAGGCCCTGACCGACGGCACGCCGGGAGCCGACGACGCCTACGCGCGGGCGTTCGACCGGTGGACCGCGTCCGGCGCGGCCGACTTCGCCGAACGCGCCGACGAGGTGTGCGACCGGCTCGGCCTGCCCGCGACCCTGCTGGACGAACGCGGCTCGGGTGAGCTGTCCGGCGGGCAGTCGGCCCGGCTGCGGCTGGCCGCCGTCCTGCTGACCACGGCCGACGTGCTGCTGCTGGACGAGCCGACGAACGACCTCGACCTGGCCGGGCTGGACCTGCTCGAATCGCACGTCCTGCGCAGCCGGGCCGGCATGGTCCTGGTCAGCCACGACCGCGAGTTCCTGGCCCGCACCGCGACCGCGATCGCCGAGCTGGACGAGTTCAGCCACGGGGTGACGGTGTTCGGCGGCGGGTGGGACGCATACCTCCAGGAACAGGCCAACGCGCGGCGGCGGGCGCAGGAGGAGTACGAGGCGTACGCGGCCAAGCGCGACACGCTGACGCAGCGATCGCGGCAGACGCGGGAGTGGTCGCGGCAGGGCGTGCGGCGCAACGCGAAGTCGGACGAGAGCGACAAGTTCATCAAGTTCTTCCGCAAGCAGGGCGCGGAGAACCTGAGCGCGAAGGCGTCCATTGTGGACCGTCAGCTGGCGCGGCTGGAGGAGGTCGAGGAGCCGCGCGAGCCGTGGGAGCTGCGGTTGACGCTGCCGACGGCGGGGCGTGGCAGCCAGGTCGCGTTCACGTTGCGCGGCGCGGTGGTGAGTCGTGGTGACGTGACGCTCGGGCCGATCGACCTCACCATCGGCGCGGGGGAGCGGTGGCGGATCACCGGTCCCAACGGTTCCGGCAAGTCCACGCTGCTCGGAGCCCTGCTGGGACGTCTGCCGCTCGACGCGGGCGATCGCAGCCAGGGGCCTGCGGTGGTGGTGGGCGAGGTGGACCAGGTGCGTGCCGACTTCGCCGTGTCCGAGTCCGTGCTGGACGTCGTCACCGCCCAGACCGGGCTGGCGAAGGTGGAGGCGCGGACGTTGCTGGCGAAGTTCCGGGTCGGTGCGGACGCCGTGCTGCGGCCCGCGCGTTCGCTGTCGCCGGGTGAGCGGACCAGGGCGGGGCTGGCCGTGCTCCAGGCCAGGGGCACGACGTGCCTGGTGCTGGACGAGCCGACCAACCACCTCGACCTGGCCGCGATCGAACAACTCGAACAGGCGCTGGAGGACTACGAGGGCACGCTGCTGCTGGTGACCCACGACCGGCGGCTGGCTGCGGCCGTGGGGGTTGACCACACCTTGGACGTGCGGAGCCTGGCAAGATAG
- a CDS encoding bifunctional DNA primase/polymerase, which produces MPSITPGTPAPTTSQAALSYAELGWPVLPGAVWHDGHFADPVSGLPVTNPCLRPSEEATTDVALVREWWATPGWREVNVLTVTCSTLGAFAVAEPLVMALADDPWFTALPTPVLAFPNMPIAYFLVRPPMPAVLVSNNAWVVDAGMPVPLPPSHIDTTPVIWLVIPQQAGNVLIPGDALADLIQSYERQSA; this is translated from the coding sequence ATGCCGAGCATCACACCGGGTACCCCCGCACCCACGACTTCGCAGGCCGCCCTGAGCTACGCCGAACTGGGCTGGCCCGTCCTACCGGGAGCCGTCTGGCACGACGGACACTTCGCCGACCCTGTGAGCGGACTGCCCGTCACCAACCCCTGCCTCAGGCCCAGTGAGGAGGCGACCACCGACGTCGCGCTGGTGCGGGAGTGGTGGGCGACTCCAGGATGGCGCGAGGTCAACGTCCTCACCGTGACCTGTTCGACCCTGGGTGCGTTCGCGGTGGCAGAGCCGCTTGTCATGGCCTTGGCCGACGATCCCTGGTTCACGGCCCTGCCGACGCCGGTGTTGGCCTTCCCGAACATGCCCATCGCCTACTTCCTCGTTCGGCCACCGATGCCTGCGGTGCTGGTGAGCAACAACGCATGGGTGGTGGATGCGGGGATGCCGGTGCCGCTGCCGCCCAGTCACATCGACACCACACCGGTGATCTGGCTGGTCATCCCGCAGCAAGCGGGCAACGTGCTGATTCCCGGTGACGCGTTGGCCGACCTCATCCAGAGCTACGAGAGGCAGAGCGCGTGA
- a CDS encoding MarR family winged helix-turn-helix transcriptional regulator: MVETEAEVGLASRLRLAVVRLTRRLRAQRVNSAISLTQVSALSTLHKCGPLTPGELAAKEGVQPPSMTRVIAALEEYGFATRRPHPTDGRQAIVELSPSGLDYINEEVSAREAWLDKRLAELTPEERGVLSRAAEIIDRMAGQ, translated from the coding sequence GTGGTGGAGACCGAGGCGGAAGTGGGACTGGCGAGCCGGCTGCGGCTGGCCGTGGTCCGGCTGACCCGTCGGCTCCGCGCGCAGCGGGTGAACTCCGCGATCTCGCTCACCCAGGTGTCCGCGCTGTCCACGCTGCACAAGTGCGGACCGCTGACGCCGGGCGAGCTGGCCGCGAAGGAAGGCGTCCAGCCGCCGTCGATGACCAGGGTGATAGCCGCCCTGGAGGAGTACGGGTTCGCCACGCGCCGCCCGCACCCCACCGACGGCCGCCAGGCCATCGTGGAGCTGAGCCCGTCGGGGCTCGACTACATCAACGAAGAGGTGTCCGCCCGGGAAGCCTGGCTGGACAAGCGGCTGGCCGAGCTGACACCGGAGGAACGGGGCGTGCTCTCGCGCGCCGCCGAGATAATCGACAGGATGGCGGGGCAGTAA
- a CDS encoding DUF2530 domain-containing protein codes for MAEQDATPLPPPPPLPPKLADPVPAIVAGTALWLLALVGVLLFGGGDTVLVWTCLTGGLLGIIGYGVFTWQRSAARRGSRTAQHGQGLD; via the coding sequence GTGGCCGAACAGGACGCAACACCCCTCCCACCCCCGCCGCCGCTACCGCCCAAACTGGCGGACCCGGTACCCGCGATCGTCGCGGGCACGGCGCTGTGGCTGCTGGCGTTGGTCGGCGTGCTGCTGTTCGGCGGGGGCGACACGGTCCTGGTGTGGACGTGCCTGACCGGCGGACTGCTGGGGATCATCGGCTACGGCGTGTTCACCTGGCAACGGTCCGCCGCCCGCCGAGGCAGCCGCACCGCCCAGCACGGCCAAGGGCTGGACTAA
- a CDS encoding ABC transporter permease has product MVIATDWVRLLVVCLIFTAVAGAVVWWAGLASPRPVVRAAVRATTQLAAVSAVITVVLASLPLTAGFLVLMAAGATGTSAARTKTGRRGVWVAAAILAGTLPAIAVLVASGLVPVRGIALVPVGGILIGGAMTATTLSVRRVLDTLRDRHGEYEAALALGFTEPVAVRELIRRPAAEALIPALDQTRTVGLVTLPGAFVGMLLGGAPVWQAGALQLVVLLGLLAVEAVAIAVVVELVARGFVRRTGAPTEVRLT; this is encoded by the coding sequence GTGGTCATCGCGACGGACTGGGTCCGGCTGCTCGTCGTCTGTCTGATCTTCACCGCGGTCGCCGGCGCGGTGGTGTGGTGGGCCGGGTTGGCGTCACCCCGGCCGGTCGTCCGGGCCGCGGTGCGGGCGACGACGCAGCTCGCGGCGGTGTCGGCGGTGATCACCGTGGTGTTGGCGTCGCTGCCGCTCACGGCCGGTTTCCTGGTGCTGATGGCCGCCGGCGCCACGGGCACGTCGGCCGCGCGCACGAAGACCGGCCGTCGTGGCGTGTGGGTGGCCGCCGCGATCCTCGCCGGGACGCTGCCCGCGATCGCGGTGCTGGTGGCGAGCGGCCTGGTGCCGGTGCGGGGGATCGCGCTGGTGCCGGTGGGCGGCATCCTCATCGGTGGCGCGATGACCGCGACCACGCTGTCCGTCCGCCGTGTGCTCGACACGCTGCGGGACCGGCACGGCGAGTACGAGGCCGCGTTGGCGCTCGGCTTCACCGAACCGGTCGCGGTGCGGGAGCTGATCCGCCGGCCGGCCGCCGAAGCCCTGATCCCGGCGCTGGACCAGACCCGGACGGTCGGCCTGGTGACGTTGCCGGGCGCGTTCGTCGGGATGTTGCTCGGCGGTGCGCCGGTGTGGCAGGCGGGCGCGTTGCAGCTCGTCGTGCTGCTGGGCCTGTTGGCGGTCGAAGCGGTGGCGATCGCGGTGGTGGTGGAGCTGGTCGCGCGCGGTTTCGTGCGCAGGACTGGTGCACCGACCGAAGTTAGGCTAACCTAA
- a CDS encoding flavoprotein encodes MIEAGRCVYVVVSAAPPVLNIAEFVGLLHDLRRQVCLIATPTAASWIDLDQLGASTGCLVRTRPRLPREADSLPEADAVVVAPATFNTINKWAAGINDTTALGVLNELLGVGVPITVVPCVKASLRKHPAYAGSVERLSGAGAVFLDPHSVASRGDDGLAAFDWPEVLRLSMPSPP; translated from the coding sequence GTGATCGAGGCCGGCCGCTGTGTCTACGTCGTCGTTTCGGCTGCGCCACCAGTGCTGAACATCGCCGAGTTCGTCGGTCTCCTCCACGACCTCCGCCGGCAGGTGTGCCTGATCGCCACGCCGACCGCCGCATCGTGGATAGATCTCGATCAGCTCGGAGCGAGTACCGGATGCCTGGTGCGGACACGTCCCCGGCTGCCACGTGAGGCCGACTCACTACCGGAAGCCGACGCGGTGGTGGTCGCTCCGGCGACGTTCAACACGATCAACAAGTGGGCGGCGGGAATCAACGACACGACAGCGCTCGGGGTGCTGAACGAGCTGTTGGGTGTCGGCGTGCCGATCACCGTCGTTCCGTGTGTGAAGGCGTCGCTGCGAAAGCACCCGGCTTACGCCGGGAGCGTCGAGCGGCTCTCCGGCGCCGGGGCCGTGTTCCTGGACCCTCACTCCGTGGCGTCTCGCGGGGATGACGGGCTTGCCGCGTTCGATTGGCCCGAGGTGCTGCGACTGTCGATGCCAAGCCCTCCTTGA
- a CDS encoding MFS transporter: MPAYAGGAETDQLDRNTAAPPPKRPKMFGSLRVRNYRLYASGQVVSLIGLWMQRVAQDWLVLELSDGSAVALGVAAALQFAPTLFLSLWAGVLADRMDKRKLLLFLESAFALCALALGLIDVTGVAELWHVYALCLLMGTVSAIETPIRQSFVVEMVGRDQLTNAVALNSMTFNLARMVGPAVAGVLIIVIGTGWVSIINAVTFAGVILGLLLMNPSKLYRAGPVPREKGQLREGLRYVRQRPDLVILLVLVFFISTFGLNFFVTLAVLARNTFGGDAAAYGLLSTMLAIGTFAGATLAARRSTRGKPRLRLLIIGALAFGVLEVAAGLMPTMWLTGAMLIPVGIGMMTFTTTANATVQLAVSPEMRGRVMGLYMLVFLGGTPLGGPVMGWLAEHFTARAPIVFGGAVSIVAAVVGGIVLARRGGFTLPTRRLGLRRRSRV, translated from the coding sequence GTGCCGGCGTACGCGGGTGGGGCAGAGACCGATCAGCTCGATCGCAACACAGCCGCACCCCCGCCCAAGCGCCCGAAGATGTTCGGCTCGCTGCGCGTCCGCAACTACCGCCTGTACGCGTCCGGCCAGGTCGTCTCGCTCATCGGCCTGTGGATGCAGCGCGTCGCGCAGGACTGGCTGGTGCTGGAGCTGTCCGACGGTTCGGCCGTCGCGCTCGGTGTCGCCGCCGCGCTCCAGTTCGCGCCCACGCTGTTCCTCTCCCTGTGGGCCGGCGTGCTGGCCGACCGGATGGACAAGCGCAAGCTGCTGCTGTTCCTGGAGAGCGCGTTCGCGCTGTGCGCCCTCGCCCTCGGCCTGATCGACGTCACCGGGGTCGCGGAGCTGTGGCACGTCTACGCGCTGTGCCTGCTGATGGGCACGGTCAGCGCGATCGAGACGCCGATCCGGCAGAGCTTCGTGGTCGAGATGGTCGGCCGCGACCAGCTCACCAACGCGGTCGCGCTGAACTCGATGACGTTCAACCTGGCCCGGATGGTCGGCCCGGCGGTCGCCGGTGTGCTGATCATCGTGATCGGCACCGGCTGGGTGTCCATCATCAACGCCGTCACGTTCGCCGGCGTGATCCTCGGCCTGCTGCTGATGAACCCGTCCAAGCTCTACCGGGCCGGTCCGGTGCCGCGCGAGAAGGGCCAGCTGCGGGAGGGCCTGCGGTACGTGCGGCAGCGGCCGGACCTGGTGATCCTGCTGGTCCTGGTGTTCTTCATCAGCACGTTCGGGCTCAACTTCTTCGTCACGCTCGCCGTCCTGGCCCGCAACACGTTCGGCGGTGACGCCGCCGCGTACGGGCTGCTGTCCACGATGCTGGCCATCGGCACGTTCGCCGGTGCGACGCTCGCCGCCCGGCGCAGCACGCGGGGCAAGCCGCGGCTGCGGTTGCTGATCATCGGCGCGCTGGCGTTCGGCGTGCTGGAGGTCGCGGCGGGCCTGATGCCCACGATGTGGCTGACGGGCGCGATGCTGATCCCGGTCGGCATCGGCATGATGACGTTCACGACCACCGCGAACGCGACCGTGCAGCTGGCCGTCTCACCCGAGATGCGAGGCCGGGTCATGGGCCTCTACATGCTGGTCTTCCTGGGTGGCACGCCCTTGGGCGGCCCGGTCATGGGCTGGCTCGCGGAGCACTTCACCGCCCGTGCGCCGATCGTCTTCGGCGGTGCGGTGTCGATCGTGGCGGCCGTGGTGGGCGGGATCGTGCTGGCCCGACGGGGTGGCTTCACCCTGCCGACGCGCCGCCTGGGTCTGCGCCGCCGCTCACGGGTCTGA
- a CDS encoding NCS2 family permease translates to MATAETPAADTPAGGPARSKLDGFFKISERGSSVGREVRGGLVTFVTMAYIVVLNPLILGSFAADDPAAKVDVLGNILTIPQVAAVTALVAGVMTILFGLVANYPFALATGLGINSFVAVTIVPQVSWPEAMGLVMVNGLVVLLLVVTGVRTAVFNAVPAELKAAIAVGIGLFICFIGLVDAGFVRRLPDAAGTTVPVGLGINGSIASWPTLVFVVGLVLTGILVARKVKGAILIGVLAAAVLSIVIEAIVQVGPSKGVNPSGWNLGYPALPDQVFGLPDLSLLGDVSFGAWTRIPALAAALLVFTLVLTDFFDTVGTMTGLGKEAGLIGKDGQLPGVSKALFVDGLGAVAGGAASSSSNTVYIESASGIAEGARTGLANVVTGVLFLAAMFLTPLYAVVPIEAAAPALVIVGALMIIQIKEIDFSDFSVGLPAFLTIVVMPFTYSIANGIGAGFVSYVVLRALTGRARSVHPLMWIVAAAFVVYFGIGPIQALLAG, encoded by the coding sequence ATGGCCACCGCCGAAACACCCGCCGCCGACACGCCCGCCGGTGGCCCGGCCCGCTCCAAACTGGACGGGTTCTTCAAGATCTCCGAACGCGGCTCGTCGGTCGGCCGCGAGGTGCGAGGCGGGCTCGTCACGTTCGTGACCATGGCCTACATCGTCGTGCTGAACCCGCTGATCCTGGGCAGTTTCGCCGCCGACGACCCCGCCGCCAAGGTCGACGTGCTCGGCAACATCCTCACCATCCCGCAGGTCGCGGCGGTCACCGCGCTGGTCGCCGGGGTCATGACGATCCTCTTCGGCCTCGTCGCCAACTACCCGTTCGCGCTGGCCACCGGCCTCGGCATCAACTCGTTCGTCGCCGTCACGATCGTCCCGCAGGTGTCCTGGCCCGAAGCCATGGGCCTGGTCATGGTCAACGGGCTCGTGGTGCTCCTCCTGGTCGTCACCGGCGTCCGCACCGCCGTGTTCAACGCCGTCCCTGCCGAACTCAAGGCCGCCATCGCGGTCGGTATCGGGTTGTTCATCTGCTTCATCGGCCTGGTCGACGCCGGTTTCGTGCGCCGACTGCCGGACGCGGCGGGCACCACGGTGCCGGTCGGGCTCGGCATCAACGGCTCGATCGCCTCCTGGCCGACGCTCGTCTTCGTGGTCGGCCTCGTCCTCACCGGCATCCTCGTCGCCCGCAAGGTCAAGGGCGCGATCCTCATCGGCGTGCTCGCGGCGGCCGTGCTGTCCATCGTGATCGAAGCCATCGTCCAAGTCGGGCCGTCGAAGGGCGTCAACCCGTCCGGCTGGAACCTCGGCTACCCCGCCCTCCCCGACCAGGTGTTCGGCCTCCCCGACCTCTCCCTCCTCGGTGACGTCTCGTTCGGCGCCTGGACCCGGATCCCCGCGCTCGCCGCCGCACTGCTCGTCTTCACGCTCGTGCTCACCGACTTCTTCGACACCGTCGGCACTATGACCGGCCTCGGCAAGGAAGCCGGGCTCATCGGCAAGGACGGCCAGCTGCCGGGCGTCTCGAAGGCCCTGTTCGTCGACGGCCTGGGCGCGGTCGCGGGTGGGGCGGCGTCTTCGTCGTCCAACACCGTCTACATCGAGTCGGCGTCCGGTATCGCGGAGGGCGCGCGGACCGGGCTGGCGAACGTCGTCACCGGCGTGCTCTTCCTCGCCGCCATGTTCCTCACCCCGCTGTACGCGGTCGTGCCGATCGAGGCGGCGGCGCCGGCTCTGGTCATCGTCGGCGCGTTGATGATCATCCAGATCAAGGAGATCGACTTCAGCGACTTCTCCGTCGGCCTGCCCGCGTTCTTGACCATCGTGGTCATGCCGTTCACCTACTCCATCGCGAACGGCATCGGCGCGGGGTTCGTCAGCTACGTGGTCCTGCGCGCGCTCACCGGACGGGCGCGCAGCGTGCACCCGCTGATGTGGATCGTCGCGGCGGCGTTCGTCGTCTACTTCGGGATCGGGCCCATCCAGGCCCTTCTCGCCGGCTGA